A window of Salmo trutta chromosome 31, fSalTru1.1, whole genome shotgun sequence contains these coding sequences:
- the LOC115170095 gene encoding leptin receptor gene-related protein: MAGIKALVGLSFSGAIGLTFLLLGCALEQYGVYWPLFVLIFYIMSPIPTFISRRLSDDSDAASNACRELACFFTTGIVVSAFGLPIILARVALIQWGACGLVMAGNAVIFLTILGFFLVFGGGDDFSWEQW; the protein is encoded by the exons ATGGCAGGTATTAAAG CGCTGGTTGGCTTGTCCTTCAGTGGAGCTATTGGCTTGACTTTCCTGCTGTTGGGCTGTGCACTGGAGCAGTATGG GGTGTACTGGCCTCTCTTCGTCCTCATCTTCTACATAATGTCTCCTATCCCCACCTTCATATCCAGAAGGCTCAGTGATGACAGTGACGCTGCCAGCAACGCATGCAGAGAGCTGGCATGCTTCTTCACTACGGGCATTGTGGTGTCTGCATTCGGGCTTCCTATCATACTGGCCCGGGTTGCATTA ATCCAGTGGGGGGCCTGTGGCCTGGTGATGGCCGGCAACGCTGTCATCTTCCTGACCATCCTGGGCTTCTTCCTGGTGTTCGGCGGGGGAGACGACTTCAGCTGGGAGCAGTGGTAG
- the LOC115170097 gene encoding tyrosine-protein kinase JAK1 isoform X1 has protein sequence MEVGRQLLVKMRMKRKGEFTSVPVIVQGLEVHLYLEDSPQLEFLHGCYTAEELCTNAAKKCGISPLCCNLFALYDEVRKIWFPPNHTFKESSHLKLHYRMRFYFTNWHGVNESVPRVCRHALKRKNGNGPKTEPEGNPLLDTASLKYLFAQGQHDFVKGWAILRNPQNEEEVHYIENECLGMAVLSISHHALDNNIVIPGVAGQISYKKYIPDRVNQIIKQRNFLTRLRISRVFQDFLNDFNNKTVQSDNVSTHDIKVKYLATLETLTCGFGCEEYEPKVLRVTDSEGEIQGTPTSCNQGQPTQYQVLVSGNTGIKWRRKQQNVSNAWTAKEKKKSPKHKTNINWTNKPPQGVSNDWKTFSDFHEITHINIKGSTVTVHKQDNNKMELSLGFHAEALSFAALIDGYFRLTVDAHHFLCTDVAPPSVVRNLQEGCHGPIGMDYTSHKLRQEGEEEGMYVLRWSCINYDHILLTVTGNEVDLTNSRPYRSFKIEVGPEGYSLNGTDLRQPSLRELMEQLRGQTLSTDRVTFQLRKACPPQPREISNLLFVTKREAEPTHPIQSQLIFHRILKEDILQEEHLGCGTRTNIYAGKLKIKCEEEKDVWGSQTHHQVKVVLKVLWSQHRDISMAFFETVSMIHQLSHQHIALLHGVCVRNQDNIIVEEHVKLGPLDVFMKGCRLQLSTSWKFQVAKQLASVLSYLEDKKLVHGYVSAKNILVERDGLEGETGPFIKLSSPGVPISALNRQECVERIPWIAPECVRDNQVLSVAVDKWGFGTTLWEICYDGEAPLKDKKLIEKEMFYSAQCSLVTPDCPQLGELITKCMTYDPKRRPFFRAIVRDLTGVAEQNPALPPGRVPIQEVDPTVFETRFLRKIKDLGEGHFGKVELCQYDPRGDGRGQLVAVKSLKPESRGQLWKEIDTMRELYHHNIVKYRGVCSEEGGRTTKLIMEYLPAGSLKDYLPWRKHQTDLKRLLHYALQICQGMDYLGSQRFIHRDLAARNVLVENESTVKIGDFGLTKSMKEDKSYYTVEEETDSPVFWYAPECLVDCKFYPASDVWSFGVTLYELLTYCETSSSPTTVFLEMLRLTQGQMIITRLVEVLMAGRRLPCPPHCPDAVYSLMRRCWESSPENRIQFKDLITELELLLDEKHGGDGLAV, from the exons ATGGAAGTGGGCAGGCAACTATTGGTAAAGATGAGGATGAAGAGGAAGGGCGAGTTCACCTCAGTTCCTGTCATAGTGCAGGGCCTCGAGGTCCATCTCTACCTGGAAGACTCTCCCCAGCTGGAGTTTCTCCATGGTTGTTACACTGCTGAGGAGCTGTGCACAAATGCAGCCAAGAAGTGCG GCATTTCCCCTCTTTGCTGCAATTTGTTTGCCCTGTATGATGAGGTCAGGAAAATCTGGTTCCCTCCCAATCACACCTTCAAGGAAAGCAGCCACTTAAAGCTCCACTATCGCATGAG GTTCTACTTCACCAACTGGCATGGTGTGAATGAGAGTGTGCCACGTGTTTGCAGACACGCCCTCAAGAGAAAGAACGGCAATGGTCCGAAGACCGAACCAGAAGGAAATCCCCTCCTCGACACTGCCTCACTGAAGTATCTGTTTGCCCAG GGTCAGCATGACTTCGTGAAGGGGTGGGCCATACTGCGTAACCCTCAGAATGAAGAGGAGGTCCACTATATTGAGAATGAGTGCCTGGGGATGGCAGTGTTGTCTATCTCACACCATGCCCTGGACAACAACATCGTCATCCCTGGTGTAGCAGGGCAAATCAG CTATAAGAAATATATCCCAGATAGAGTGAACCAAATCATCAAGCAGCGCAACTTCCTGACACGACTCCGTATCTCCCGGGTGTTCCAGGACTTCCTCAACGATTTCAACAACAAGACAGTGCAGAGCGACAACGTCAGCACCCACGACATCAAGGTCAAATACCTAGCTACATTGGAAACTCTGACCTGTGGGTTCGGCTGTGAG GAGTACGAGCCCAAAGTGCTCCGTGTGACAGACAGCGAAGGGGAGATCCAAGGAACACCCACTTCCTGTAACCAGGGTCAGCCCACCCAGTACCAAGTCCTTGTGTCTGGAAATACAGGGATCAAGTGGAGGAGGAAGCAACAGAATGTGAGC AATGCATGGACTGCCAAAGAGAAGAAAAAATCCCCAAAGCACAAAACCAACATCAACTGGACGAACAAACCACCTCAAGGCGTTTCGAACGACTGGAAAACCTTCTCCGATTTCCATGAGATCACACACATCAACATCAAGGGCTCCACAGTCACTGTCCACAAGCAGGACAACAACAAGATG GAACTGAGCCTGGGTTTCCACGCAGAGGCGTTGTCTTTTGCCGCCCTTATTGATGGATACTTCCGTCTGACGGTGGACGCACATCACTTCCTGTGTACAGACGTGGCCCCTCCCTCTGTGGTGCGGAACCTGCAGGAAGGCTGTCATGGGCCAATCGG CATGGACTACACCTCCCACAAGCTGCGTCAGGAGGGCGAGGAGGAGGGCATGTACGTCCTGCGCTGGAGCTGCATCAACTATGACCACATCCTCCTGACTGTCACAGGCAACGAG GTGGACCTGACCAATAGTCGTCCGTACCGTAGCTTTAAGATCGAGGTGGGGCCGGAGGGTTACAGCCTGAATGGTACGGACCTGAGGCAGCCCTCCCTCAGGGAGCTGATGGAACAGCTGAGGGGCCAGACTCTCAGTACAGACAGAGTCACCTTCCAGCTCCGCAAGGCCTGCCCCCCCCAGCCCAGAG AAATCTCTAACCTTCTGTTCGTgacaaagagagaggcagagccgACACACCCCATACAAAGTCAACTCATCTTCCACAGGATCCTCAAAGAGGACATAttgcag GAGGAGCACTTGGGCTGTGGCACCAGAACTAACATCTATGCTGGCAAACTGAAGATAAAGtgtgaggaagagaaggatgtaTGGGGTTCCCAAACCCACCACCAGGTCAAAGTGGTCCTGAAAGTGCTGTGGTCCCAACACAGGGACATCTCTATG GCTTTCTTTGAGACGGTCAGTATGATACATCAGCTGTCCCACCAACACATCGCTCTGCTGCATGGCGTCTGTGTTCGCAACCAGGACA ATATCATTGTGGAGGAGCATGTGAAGCTGGGTCCTCTGGATGTGTTCATGAAGGGGTGTCGTCTTCAACTCAGCACTTCCTGGAAGTTCCAGGTGGCCAAACAACTGGCCAGCGTCCTCAGCTACCTG GAGGATAAGAAGCTGGTCCATGGTTATGTGTCTGCTAAGAACATCCTAGTGGAGCGGGATGGCCTGGAGGGAGAGACTGGGCCCTTCATCAAACTCAGTAGCCCTGGGGTCCCCATCTCTGCACTCAAcagacaag AGTGTGTGGAGAGGATCCCGTGGATCGCCCCAGAGTGTGTGAGGGACAACCAGGTCCTGAGTGTCGCGGTGGATAAGTGGGGCTTCGGCACCACGCTGTGGGAGatctgttatgatggagaggcTCCTCTCAAAGACAAGAAACTCatagag AAGGAGATGTTCTACTCGGCCCAGTGTTCCCTGGTGACCCCAGACTGCCCTCAGCTGGGTGAGCTCATCACCAAATGCATGACCTACGACCCCAAGAGGAGGCCCTTCTTCAGGGCCATCGTCAGGGACCTCACAGGGGTGGCTGAGCAGA ACCCAGCTCTGCCTCCTGGTAGGGTGCCCATCCAGGAAGTGGACCCCACCGTGTTTGAAACCAGGTTCCTCAGGAAAATCAAAGACCTGGGTGAG GGTCACTTTGGCAAGGTGGAGTTGTGTCAGTATGACCCCCGTGGGGACGGCCGAGGGCAGCTGGTAGCGGTCAAGTCTCTGAAGCCAGAGAGCAGAGGTCAGCTGTGGAAAGAGATAGACACCATGAGAGAACTCTACCACCACAACATCGTCAAATACAGAGGAGTGTGTAgcgaggagg GTGGGAGAACCACTAAGCTGATCATGGAGTACCTGCCAGCGGGGAGCCTGAAGGACTATCTGCCCTGGAGGAAACACCAGACTGACCTGAAGAGACTTCTCCACTACGCCCTCCAGATCTGCCAG ggAATGGATTACTTGGGATCCCAGCGGTTCATCCACCGGGATCTGGCGGCCCGGAACGTTCTGGTGGAGAACGAGAGCACGGTGAAGATCGGAGACTTTGGCCTGACCAAGAGCATGAAGGAGGACAAGAGTTACTACACCGTCGAAGAGGAGACCGACAGCCCTGTGTTCTG GTATGCTCCTGAGTGCCTGGTGGACTGTAAGTTTTACCCTGCGTCTGACGTGTGGTCCTTCGGAGTGACCCTCTATGAGCTGTTGACCTACTGTGAGACAAGCAGCAGTCCTACCACG GTATTCTTGGAGATGCTTCGTCTAACCCAGGGTCAGATGATTATCACCCGATTGGTGGAAGTGCTGATGGCCGGCAGGAGGCTGCCCTGTCCACCTCACTGCCCAGATGCG gtataCTCTCTGATGAGAAGGTGTTGGGAGAGTTCCCCGGAGAACAGGATTCAGTTCAAAGACTTGATTACAGAGCTGGAGCTGCTGCTGGACGAGAAGCACGGAGGAGATGGACTGGCTGTCTGA
- the LOC115170097 gene encoding tyrosine-protein kinase JAK1 isoform X2, whose amino-acid sequence MEVGRQLLVKMRMKRKGEFTSVPVIVQGLEVHLYLEDSPQLEFLHGCYTAEELCTNAAKKCGISPLCCNLFALYDEVRKIWFPPNHTFKESSHLKLHYRMRFYFTNWHGVNESVPRVCRHALKRKNGNGPKTEPEGNPLLDTASLKYLFAQGQHDFVKGWAILRNPQNEEEVHYIENECLGMAVLSISHHALDNNIVIPGVAGQISYKKYIPDRVNQIIKQRNFLTRLRISRVFQDFLNDFNNKTVQSDNVSTHDIKVKYLATLETLTCGFGCEEYEPKVLRVTDSEGEIQGTPTSCNQGQPTQYQVLVSGNTGIKWRRKQQNNAWTAKEKKKSPKHKTNINWTNKPPQGVSNDWKTFSDFHEITHINIKGSTVTVHKQDNNKMELSLGFHAEALSFAALIDGYFRLTVDAHHFLCTDVAPPSVVRNLQEGCHGPIGMDYTSHKLRQEGEEEGMYVLRWSCINYDHILLTVTGNEVDLTNSRPYRSFKIEVGPEGYSLNGTDLRQPSLRELMEQLRGQTLSTDRVTFQLRKACPPQPREISNLLFVTKREAEPTHPIQSQLIFHRILKEDILQEEHLGCGTRTNIYAGKLKIKCEEEKDVWGSQTHHQVKVVLKVLWSQHRDISMAFFETVSMIHQLSHQHIALLHGVCVRNQDNIIVEEHVKLGPLDVFMKGCRLQLSTSWKFQVAKQLASVLSYLEDKKLVHGYVSAKNILVERDGLEGETGPFIKLSSPGVPISALNRQECVERIPWIAPECVRDNQVLSVAVDKWGFGTTLWEICYDGEAPLKDKKLIEKEMFYSAQCSLVTPDCPQLGELITKCMTYDPKRRPFFRAIVRDLTGVAEQNPALPPGRVPIQEVDPTVFETRFLRKIKDLGEGHFGKVELCQYDPRGDGRGQLVAVKSLKPESRGQLWKEIDTMRELYHHNIVKYRGVCSEEGGRTTKLIMEYLPAGSLKDYLPWRKHQTDLKRLLHYALQICQGMDYLGSQRFIHRDLAARNVLVENESTVKIGDFGLTKSMKEDKSYYTVEEETDSPVFWYAPECLVDCKFYPASDVWSFGVTLYELLTYCETSSSPTTVFLEMLRLTQGQMIITRLVEVLMAGRRLPCPPHCPDAVYSLMRRCWESSPENRIQFKDLITELELLLDEKHGGDGLAV is encoded by the exons ATGGAAGTGGGCAGGCAACTATTGGTAAAGATGAGGATGAAGAGGAAGGGCGAGTTCACCTCAGTTCCTGTCATAGTGCAGGGCCTCGAGGTCCATCTCTACCTGGAAGACTCTCCCCAGCTGGAGTTTCTCCATGGTTGTTACACTGCTGAGGAGCTGTGCACAAATGCAGCCAAGAAGTGCG GCATTTCCCCTCTTTGCTGCAATTTGTTTGCCCTGTATGATGAGGTCAGGAAAATCTGGTTCCCTCCCAATCACACCTTCAAGGAAAGCAGCCACTTAAAGCTCCACTATCGCATGAG GTTCTACTTCACCAACTGGCATGGTGTGAATGAGAGTGTGCCACGTGTTTGCAGACACGCCCTCAAGAGAAAGAACGGCAATGGTCCGAAGACCGAACCAGAAGGAAATCCCCTCCTCGACACTGCCTCACTGAAGTATCTGTTTGCCCAG GGTCAGCATGACTTCGTGAAGGGGTGGGCCATACTGCGTAACCCTCAGAATGAAGAGGAGGTCCACTATATTGAGAATGAGTGCCTGGGGATGGCAGTGTTGTCTATCTCACACCATGCCCTGGACAACAACATCGTCATCCCTGGTGTAGCAGGGCAAATCAG CTATAAGAAATATATCCCAGATAGAGTGAACCAAATCATCAAGCAGCGCAACTTCCTGACACGACTCCGTATCTCCCGGGTGTTCCAGGACTTCCTCAACGATTTCAACAACAAGACAGTGCAGAGCGACAACGTCAGCACCCACGACATCAAGGTCAAATACCTAGCTACATTGGAAACTCTGACCTGTGGGTTCGGCTGTGAG GAGTACGAGCCCAAAGTGCTCCGTGTGACAGACAGCGAAGGGGAGATCCAAGGAACACCCACTTCCTGTAACCAGGGTCAGCCCACCCAGTACCAAGTCCTTGTGTCTGGAAATACAGGGATCAAGTGGAGGAGGAAGCAACAGAAT AATGCATGGACTGCCAAAGAGAAGAAAAAATCCCCAAAGCACAAAACCAACATCAACTGGACGAACAAACCACCTCAAGGCGTTTCGAACGACTGGAAAACCTTCTCCGATTTCCATGAGATCACACACATCAACATCAAGGGCTCCACAGTCACTGTCCACAAGCAGGACAACAACAAGATG GAACTGAGCCTGGGTTTCCACGCAGAGGCGTTGTCTTTTGCCGCCCTTATTGATGGATACTTCCGTCTGACGGTGGACGCACATCACTTCCTGTGTACAGACGTGGCCCCTCCCTCTGTGGTGCGGAACCTGCAGGAAGGCTGTCATGGGCCAATCGG CATGGACTACACCTCCCACAAGCTGCGTCAGGAGGGCGAGGAGGAGGGCATGTACGTCCTGCGCTGGAGCTGCATCAACTATGACCACATCCTCCTGACTGTCACAGGCAACGAG GTGGACCTGACCAATAGTCGTCCGTACCGTAGCTTTAAGATCGAGGTGGGGCCGGAGGGTTACAGCCTGAATGGTACGGACCTGAGGCAGCCCTCCCTCAGGGAGCTGATGGAACAGCTGAGGGGCCAGACTCTCAGTACAGACAGAGTCACCTTCCAGCTCCGCAAGGCCTGCCCCCCCCAGCCCAGAG AAATCTCTAACCTTCTGTTCGTgacaaagagagaggcagagccgACACACCCCATACAAAGTCAACTCATCTTCCACAGGATCCTCAAAGAGGACATAttgcag GAGGAGCACTTGGGCTGTGGCACCAGAACTAACATCTATGCTGGCAAACTGAAGATAAAGtgtgaggaagagaaggatgtaTGGGGTTCCCAAACCCACCACCAGGTCAAAGTGGTCCTGAAAGTGCTGTGGTCCCAACACAGGGACATCTCTATG GCTTTCTTTGAGACGGTCAGTATGATACATCAGCTGTCCCACCAACACATCGCTCTGCTGCATGGCGTCTGTGTTCGCAACCAGGACA ATATCATTGTGGAGGAGCATGTGAAGCTGGGTCCTCTGGATGTGTTCATGAAGGGGTGTCGTCTTCAACTCAGCACTTCCTGGAAGTTCCAGGTGGCCAAACAACTGGCCAGCGTCCTCAGCTACCTG GAGGATAAGAAGCTGGTCCATGGTTATGTGTCTGCTAAGAACATCCTAGTGGAGCGGGATGGCCTGGAGGGAGAGACTGGGCCCTTCATCAAACTCAGTAGCCCTGGGGTCCCCATCTCTGCACTCAAcagacaag AGTGTGTGGAGAGGATCCCGTGGATCGCCCCAGAGTGTGTGAGGGACAACCAGGTCCTGAGTGTCGCGGTGGATAAGTGGGGCTTCGGCACCACGCTGTGGGAGatctgttatgatggagaggcTCCTCTCAAAGACAAGAAACTCatagag AAGGAGATGTTCTACTCGGCCCAGTGTTCCCTGGTGACCCCAGACTGCCCTCAGCTGGGTGAGCTCATCACCAAATGCATGACCTACGACCCCAAGAGGAGGCCCTTCTTCAGGGCCATCGTCAGGGACCTCACAGGGGTGGCTGAGCAGA ACCCAGCTCTGCCTCCTGGTAGGGTGCCCATCCAGGAAGTGGACCCCACCGTGTTTGAAACCAGGTTCCTCAGGAAAATCAAAGACCTGGGTGAG GGTCACTTTGGCAAGGTGGAGTTGTGTCAGTATGACCCCCGTGGGGACGGCCGAGGGCAGCTGGTAGCGGTCAAGTCTCTGAAGCCAGAGAGCAGAGGTCAGCTGTGGAAAGAGATAGACACCATGAGAGAACTCTACCACCACAACATCGTCAAATACAGAGGAGTGTGTAgcgaggagg GTGGGAGAACCACTAAGCTGATCATGGAGTACCTGCCAGCGGGGAGCCTGAAGGACTATCTGCCCTGGAGGAAACACCAGACTGACCTGAAGAGACTTCTCCACTACGCCCTCCAGATCTGCCAG ggAATGGATTACTTGGGATCCCAGCGGTTCATCCACCGGGATCTGGCGGCCCGGAACGTTCTGGTGGAGAACGAGAGCACGGTGAAGATCGGAGACTTTGGCCTGACCAAGAGCATGAAGGAGGACAAGAGTTACTACACCGTCGAAGAGGAGACCGACAGCCCTGTGTTCTG GTATGCTCCTGAGTGCCTGGTGGACTGTAAGTTTTACCCTGCGTCTGACGTGTGGTCCTTCGGAGTGACCCTCTATGAGCTGTTGACCTACTGTGAGACAAGCAGCAGTCCTACCACG GTATTCTTGGAGATGCTTCGTCTAACCCAGGGTCAGATGATTATCACCCGATTGGTGGAAGTGCTGATGGCCGGCAGGAGGCTGCCCTGTCCACCTCACTGCCCAGATGCG gtataCTCTCTGATGAGAAGGTGTTGGGAGAGTTCCCCGGAGAACAGGATTCAGTTCAAAGACTTGATTACAGAGCTGGAGCTGCTGCTGGACGAGAAGCACGGAGGAGATGGACTGGCTGTCTGA